TTGGAGCCTTCCCGGCGGGGCACAAGACCTTGGTGAAACTGTTTTTGCTGGGGCTGCACGTGAAGTTTTTGAAGAAACCGCAATCCAGACCACAGATCATTGCCTGATTGACGTGGTGGATTCCATTCATCGTGATGATGAGAACCGTGTGCTCTATCACTACACCTTAATAGAAATATCCTGCCTGTACCAAGATGGCACGCTTAAGGCCAGCGACGATGCCTTAGAGGCCATCTGGGCACCCTACCACAAGATCAGCAGCTATGATTTACGCGAAGACACCTTGCGGATCATCACACAGTCTTATCTTTCGCGAAAAGCTTCGTTAACCGAGGTATAAACCGGCTTGAGAAGATATTGCAGCAATGTCTTCTTGCCTGTTGTGACATCGGCCTGCACCGTCATCCCCGGCATAATGCGGTTGTTTTCAGGGTCATATCCCACGTAACTGCGATCCAGCACAATTTGCCCTTTATAATAAGGTTCTTCTTTCTCATTCATAAAGGTCGTGGCCGAAATTGACGAGAGTTCCCCGGTAATCCCGCCATAACGGGCAAAATCAAAACTGGTAATTTTAACCGTTACGGGCTGCCCCACACGCATATGCCCCACATCACGGGTTGTGATCTTTGTTTCCACAACCAGCTCTTTATCCAAGGGGACAATTTCTGTAATGGTTGCCCCTGGTGCAAGAACCCCACCAACTGTGGTTGCTTGCATCCCTTTGACAATTCCCCGCACAGGTGCGCGTGATTCCAAACGTTCCACCCGGTCTTCCAGTTTTGCCAAAGCTTCGCGAACTTGCGCCAGTTCAGAAGTGACAGTCCCCATTTCCTGCAACGCCTGTTCTTTTGACTTGGCAACATCCTGTGCCAACCTGTTTTTAGCCTCTTCATGAGCTTCCAGTGCTTTGAGGCGTTCCTGAACAACCTTGTTCACATCCCCGCGTGATTGGTTGGCTTCCCGTTTTAAGTCCAGATAAACGACCTTTGATGTCAGCCCTTGCTTATAAAGGTTTTCGCGCATCTTCAATTCATCTTCCACAATGGTCAGATGTTGGCGCAACGTTTGTTCCTGTTCATCCAAAACATCCAGTTCCGTACTTGTTTGTTCAATCTGATTGATCAAAACCTGACGGCTACTGGCTTGGGAGCCTGTCTGAACCTGATAAATAGTTTCCTGATCCTTGACCATATCGGCATATTCCTGACTCACAATCGAAAAGTCAGGTTCCCGGTCCAAACCAACAGCGCGCAAACGTTCAGCCTTCAACAACAGGGAAGCACGGCGTGCCTTCATCTGGGCACGTTCTGAATAGGCTGCTGCCGGGTCCAGACGAATCAAGATATCGCCTGCTTCCACAATCTGGCCCTCTTCAGCCAAAATTTCAGAGACGATCCCCCCTTCAAGGTGCTGAACCGTTTGAATTTGGCCTGAGGGGATCACCTCCCCAAACGAAATGGAAACTTCATCCACCTCAGTAAAATAGGACCAGACGACAAAAGCAACAATCACCAGCCCCACCGTTATCATGCCAGCACGGATCAGCGATGATGTCCCGGCTTCTTCCAAAACAACAGACTGGGCAAGATAGCGGGTTTGGCGCGAACCAAGCTTGAACGGGACAGGCTTTGGTTCCTCTTTCCCTTTCTTTTTTGTCTTTACAAGGTCGCGACCAGTACTCATAGGAAGTCTTTCGGCAAGTGGGGTTTTACTTCTTCTGTTGGACCATACATTTTCATATGGCCATTTTCCAGCCAAAGAATTTTATCCGTAATTTTCAAATGGCTGGGACGGTGGGTGACGATAAAGCTGACGACTCCTTCCTGTTTTAAACGGTCCACTGCTTTCATAAAGGCTTGATCATCTTCAAAGTCAAGACCATTGCCCGGTTCATCAAACAACATAATGCGTGGTTGTTTAATAAAACAGCGGGCCAAATTCAAACGTTGCTGGAAACTGGTTGGCAATTGCCCCCCTGTCCCTTCCCCAATGCGTGTCCAAAACCCTTTGGGCAAATCTTCAATATCTTTCAAAACATTTGCCATCTCACACGCCATCGCCAATTCTTCATCGGTTGCTGCCGGATTTGCAAGACGCAGGTTTTGCGAAATCGTACCATAAAAGAATTGTGTCGTTTGCGGTGCATAACCAATCATCTGGCGCAGTTCAACTGGATCAAGCTGTCGAATATCGGTCTGATCCACACGAATACTGCCTGCCTGAGGGACATACATGCCCAACAGAAGCTTCAGGATTGTTGATTTACCACACCCATTCCCCCCAACAAGTGCAAGGACTTCCCCCGGTTTAATATCAAAATTAACCCC
This sequence is a window from Terasakiella sp. SH-1. Protein-coding genes within it:
- a CDS encoding HlyD family type I secretion periplasmic adaptor subunit; the protein is MSTGRDLVKTKKKGKEEPKPVPFKLGSRQTRYLAQSVVLEEAGTSSLIRAGMITVGLVIVAFVVWSYFTEVDEVSISFGEVIPSGQIQTVQHLEGGIVSEILAEEGQIVEAGDILIRLDPAAAYSERAQMKARRASLLLKAERLRAVGLDREPDFSIVSQEYADMVKDQETIYQVQTGSQASSRQVLINQIEQTSTELDVLDEQEQTLRQHLTIVEDELKMRENLYKQGLTSKVVYLDLKREANQSRGDVNKVVQERLKALEAHEEAKNRLAQDVAKSKEQALQEMGTVTSELAQVREALAKLEDRVERLESRAPVRGIVKGMQATTVGGVLAPGATITEIVPLDKELVVETKITTRDVGHMRVGQPVTVKITSFDFARYGGITGELSSISATTFMNEKEEPYYKGQIVLDRSYVGYDPENNRIMPGMTVQADVTTGKKTLLQYLLKPVYTSVNEAFRER
- a CDS encoding NUDIX hydrolase codes for the protein MRTYPQRPWVAIGVVVHKGDNILLIKRAKEPNKGRWSLPGGAQDLGETVFAGAAREVFEETAIQTTDHCLIDVVDSIHRDDENRVLYHYTLIEISCLYQDGTLKASDDALEAIWAPYHKISSYDLREDTLRIITQSYLSRKASLTEV